The following proteins come from a genomic window of Mustela lutreola isolate mMusLut2 chromosome 6, mMusLut2.pri, whole genome shotgun sequence:
- the ZNF184 gene encoding zinc finger protein 184 isoform X1 has protein sequence MEDRSSLGSALLQGERTLLASASFQESVTFKDVTVDFTQEEWKQLDPVQRELFRDVTLENYTHLVAIGLQISKPDVISQLEQGTEPWTVEPGIPGGAFGDCETRPEKSRSAPEPNIPEEQPSQEAVVEKQRRDDPGSPNFSESWEYESSVGKHQASRQTPAGERKVTEKTMPAWERGPVTTDFAKSINVSSSLVTQEKASEETSTKTSAKQNANPVKKEKSCKCIECGKAFSYCSALIRHQRTHTGEKPYKCNECEKAFSRSENLINHQRIHTGDKPYKCDQCGKGFIEGPSLTQHQRIHTGEKPYKCDECGKAFSQRTHLVQHQRIHTGEKPYTCNECGKAFSQRGHFMEHQKIHTGEKPFKCDECDKTFTRSTHLTQHQKIHTGEKTYKCNECGKAFNGPSTFIRHHMIHTGEKPYECNECGKAFSQHSNLTQHQKTHTGEKPYDCAECGKSFSYWSSLAQHLKIHTGEKPYKCAECGKAFSYCSSLMQHRRIHTREKPFACSECGKAFSYLSNLNQHQKTHTQEKAYECKECGKAFIRSSSLAKHERIHTGEKPYQCHECGKTFSYGSSLIQHRKIHTGERPYKCGECGRAFNQNIHLTQHQRIHTGAKPYACAACGKAFRHCSSLAQHQKTHAEEKPHQCGQCDKAFSQSSHLAQHRRVHTGEKPHQCGERDKDFSRDAHLTEHQTAHAAQKPCDGRECRKALSQRPRARSGDRPFGCGDCGKAFRYRSALSKHQRLHPGI, from the exons GAGTCCGTGACCTTCAAGGATGTGACAGTGGATTTTACCCAGGAGGAATGGAAACAGCTGGATCCTGTCCAGAGAGAACTGTTCAGAGATGTGACACTGGAGAACTACACGCACCTGGTCGCCATAG GACTCCAAATTTCCAAACCTGACGTGATTTCTCAGCTAGAGCAAGGGACGGAGCCGTGGACCGTAGAGCCTGGCATCCCAGGAGGTGCTTTCGGAG actGTGAGACAAGACCAGAAAAGAGCAGATCAGCCCCAGAGCCAAACATCCCTGAAGAACAGCCATCTCAGGAGGCAGTCGTGGAGAAGCAGCGAAGGGATGATCCCGGTAGTCCTAACTTTTCGGAGAGTTGGGAGTATGAAAGCAGTGTAGGGAAGCACCAGGCAAGCCGACAGACGCCAGCAGGAGAACGGAAAGTCACGGAAAAGACAATGCCCGCCTGGGAGAGAGGCCCTGTGACGACCGACTTTGCAAAAAGCATCaatgtgagttcaagccttgtaACACAAGAAAAAGCGTCAGAAGAGACCTCAACTAAAACGAGTGCCAAACAGAATGCAAACCCAGTTAAGAAAGAGAAATCGTGTAAGTGCATCGAATGCGGGAAAGCTTTTAGTTACTGTTCGGCTCTTATTCGCCATCAGAGAACACATACAGGCGAAAAGCCCTACAAATGTAACGAATGTGAGAAAGCCTTCAGCCGGAGTGAGAACCTTATAAACCACCAAAGGATTCACACCGGAGATAAACCGTATAAATGTGATCAGTGCGGAAAAGGCTTCATTGAGGGTCCATCTCTTActcaacatcagagaattcacactggagagaaaccctataaatgtgacgaatgtgggaaagcctttagtCAGAGGACCCACCTGGTGCAGcaccagagaattcacactgggGAGAAACCATACACTTGCAATGAGTGCGGAAAAGCCTTTAGCCAGAGGGGCCACTTCATGGAACATCAGAAAATTCACACCGGAGAGAAACCCTTTAAGTGTGACGAATGTGACAAAACCTTTACCCGGAGCACACACCTTACTCAGCACCAGAAGATCCACACGGGCGAGAAAACCTACAAATGCAACGAGTGCGGGAAGGCGTTCAATGGGCCCTCGACGTTCATCCGCCACCACATGATCCACACCGGGGAGAAGCCGTACGAGTGCAACGAGTGCGGCAAGGCCTTCAGCCAGCACTCGAACCTCACGCAGCACCAGAAGACGCACACGGGGGAGAAGCCCTACGACTGCGCCGAGTGCGGGAAGTCCTTCAGCTACTGGTCGTCCCTGGCGCAGCACCTGAAGATCCACACGGGGGAGAAGCCGTACAAGTGCGCCGAGTGCGGCAAGGCCTTCAGCTACTGCTCGTCGCTCATGCAGCACCGGCGGATCCACACCCGCGAGAAGCCCTTCGCGTGCAGCGAGTGCGGGAAGGCCTTCAGCTACTTGTCCAACCTCAACCAGCACCAGAAGACCCACACGCAGGAGAAGGCGTACGAGTGCAAGGAGTGCGGCAAGGCCTTCATCCGCAGCTCGTCGCTGGCCAAGCACGAGCGGATCCACACCGGCGAGAAGCCCTACCAGTGTCACGAGTGCGGCAAGACCTTCAGCTACGGCTCGTCGCTCATCCAGCACCGTAAGATCCACACGGGGGAGCGGCCGTACAAGTGCGGCGAGTGCGGGCGCGCCTTCAACCAGAACATCCACCTGACGCAGCACCAGCGCATCCACACGGGGGCCAAGCCCTACGCGTGCGCCGCGTGCGGCAAGGCCTTCCGCCACTGCTCGTCGCTGGCGCAGCACCAGAAGACGCACGCGGAGGAGAAGCCCCACCAGTGCGGCCAGTGCGACAAGGCCTTCAGCCAGAGCTCCCACCTGGCGCAGCACCGGCGCGTCCACACGGGCGAGAAGCCCCACCAGTGCGGTGAGCGCGACAAGGACTTCAGCCGCGACGCGCACCTGACCGAGCACCAGACGGCGCACGCAGCCCAAAAGCCCTGCGACGGCCGCGAGTGCCGCAAGGCCCTCAGCCAGCGCCCACGCGCACGCTCCGGGGACAGACCTTTCGGCTGCGGCGACTGCGGGAAAGCCTTCCGGTACCGCTCGGCCCTCAGCAAGCACCAGAGGCTGCACCCGGGCATCTGA
- the ZNF184 gene encoding zinc finger protein 184 isoform X2: MQESVTFKDVTVDFTQEEWKQLDPVQRELFRDVTLENYTHLVAIGLQISKPDVISQLEQGTEPWTVEPGIPGGAFGDCETRPEKSRSAPEPNIPEEQPSQEAVVEKQRRDDPGSPNFSESWEYESSVGKHQASRQTPAGERKVTEKTMPAWERGPVTTDFAKSINVSSSLVTQEKASEETSTKTSAKQNANPVKKEKSCKCIECGKAFSYCSALIRHQRTHTGEKPYKCNECEKAFSRSENLINHQRIHTGDKPYKCDQCGKGFIEGPSLTQHQRIHTGEKPYKCDECGKAFSQRTHLVQHQRIHTGEKPYTCNECGKAFSQRGHFMEHQKIHTGEKPFKCDECDKTFTRSTHLTQHQKIHTGEKTYKCNECGKAFNGPSTFIRHHMIHTGEKPYECNECGKAFSQHSNLTQHQKTHTGEKPYDCAECGKSFSYWSSLAQHLKIHTGEKPYKCAECGKAFSYCSSLMQHRRIHTREKPFACSECGKAFSYLSNLNQHQKTHTQEKAYECKECGKAFIRSSSLAKHERIHTGEKPYQCHECGKTFSYGSSLIQHRKIHTGERPYKCGECGRAFNQNIHLTQHQRIHTGAKPYACAACGKAFRHCSSLAQHQKTHAEEKPHQCGQCDKAFSQSSHLAQHRRVHTGEKPHQCGERDKDFSRDAHLTEHQTAHAAQKPCDGRECRKALSQRPRARSGDRPFGCGDCGKAFRYRSALSKHQRLHPGI, encoded by the exons GAGTCCGTGACCTTCAAGGATGTGACAGTGGATTTTACCCAGGAGGAATGGAAACAGCTGGATCCTGTCCAGAGAGAACTGTTCAGAGATGTGACACTGGAGAACTACACGCACCTGGTCGCCATAG GACTCCAAATTTCCAAACCTGACGTGATTTCTCAGCTAGAGCAAGGGACGGAGCCGTGGACCGTAGAGCCTGGCATCCCAGGAGGTGCTTTCGGAG actGTGAGACAAGACCAGAAAAGAGCAGATCAGCCCCAGAGCCAAACATCCCTGAAGAACAGCCATCTCAGGAGGCAGTCGTGGAGAAGCAGCGAAGGGATGATCCCGGTAGTCCTAACTTTTCGGAGAGTTGGGAGTATGAAAGCAGTGTAGGGAAGCACCAGGCAAGCCGACAGACGCCAGCAGGAGAACGGAAAGTCACGGAAAAGACAATGCCCGCCTGGGAGAGAGGCCCTGTGACGACCGACTTTGCAAAAAGCATCaatgtgagttcaagccttgtaACACAAGAAAAAGCGTCAGAAGAGACCTCAACTAAAACGAGTGCCAAACAGAATGCAAACCCAGTTAAGAAAGAGAAATCGTGTAAGTGCATCGAATGCGGGAAAGCTTTTAGTTACTGTTCGGCTCTTATTCGCCATCAGAGAACACATACAGGCGAAAAGCCCTACAAATGTAACGAATGTGAGAAAGCCTTCAGCCGGAGTGAGAACCTTATAAACCACCAAAGGATTCACACCGGAGATAAACCGTATAAATGTGATCAGTGCGGAAAAGGCTTCATTGAGGGTCCATCTCTTActcaacatcagagaattcacactggagagaaaccctataaatgtgacgaatgtgggaaagcctttagtCAGAGGACCCACCTGGTGCAGcaccagagaattcacactgggGAGAAACCATACACTTGCAATGAGTGCGGAAAAGCCTTTAGCCAGAGGGGCCACTTCATGGAACATCAGAAAATTCACACCGGAGAGAAACCCTTTAAGTGTGACGAATGTGACAAAACCTTTACCCGGAGCACACACCTTACTCAGCACCAGAAGATCCACACGGGCGAGAAAACCTACAAATGCAACGAGTGCGGGAAGGCGTTCAATGGGCCCTCGACGTTCATCCGCCACCACATGATCCACACCGGGGAGAAGCCGTACGAGTGCAACGAGTGCGGCAAGGCCTTCAGCCAGCACTCGAACCTCACGCAGCACCAGAAGACGCACACGGGGGAGAAGCCCTACGACTGCGCCGAGTGCGGGAAGTCCTTCAGCTACTGGTCGTCCCTGGCGCAGCACCTGAAGATCCACACGGGGGAGAAGCCGTACAAGTGCGCCGAGTGCGGCAAGGCCTTCAGCTACTGCTCGTCGCTCATGCAGCACCGGCGGATCCACACCCGCGAGAAGCCCTTCGCGTGCAGCGAGTGCGGGAAGGCCTTCAGCTACTTGTCCAACCTCAACCAGCACCAGAAGACCCACACGCAGGAGAAGGCGTACGAGTGCAAGGAGTGCGGCAAGGCCTTCATCCGCAGCTCGTCGCTGGCCAAGCACGAGCGGATCCACACCGGCGAGAAGCCCTACCAGTGTCACGAGTGCGGCAAGACCTTCAGCTACGGCTCGTCGCTCATCCAGCACCGTAAGATCCACACGGGGGAGCGGCCGTACAAGTGCGGCGAGTGCGGGCGCGCCTTCAACCAGAACATCCACCTGACGCAGCACCAGCGCATCCACACGGGGGCCAAGCCCTACGCGTGCGCCGCGTGCGGCAAGGCCTTCCGCCACTGCTCGTCGCTGGCGCAGCACCAGAAGACGCACGCGGAGGAGAAGCCCCACCAGTGCGGCCAGTGCGACAAGGCCTTCAGCCAGAGCTCCCACCTGGCGCAGCACCGGCGCGTCCACACGGGCGAGAAGCCCCACCAGTGCGGTGAGCGCGACAAGGACTTCAGCCGCGACGCGCACCTGACCGAGCACCAGACGGCGCACGCAGCCCAAAAGCCCTGCGACGGCCGCGAGTGCCGCAAGGCCCTCAGCCAGCGCCCACGCGCACGCTCCGGGGACAGACCTTTCGGCTGCGGCGACTGCGGGAAAGCCTTCCGGTACCGCTCGGCCCTCAGCAAGCACCAGAGGCTGCACCCGGGCATCTGA